The genomic window CCGCCGTGCTGGAAGACATGGGTGTGCAAAAGGGCGATAGGGTGTCGCTGCTGCTCTCCAATATCCCCGAAGCCTTCATCGCCATTCACGCCTGCTACCGCATCGGCGCGGTCTACTCGGTGATTTTTGCGGGCTTCTCGGCGGCGGCGGTGCGTGACCGCTTAGAGGACGCCCGTCCCAAAGTGGTCATCGTGGCAGACGGCACGTTGCGGCGCGGCAAAGTGGTGGCGCTCAAGTCGGTGCTGACTGAGGCGCGGCGTGGCATCGACAGCATCGAGCACGTGATCGTCATCAACCGCCTGAACTCGGACGTGACTCAACAGCCGGACGAACAAGGCTGCAACGAACATGATTGGGCCGATCTGATGGCCCGCACCCGCCGCCTCGCCGCGCCTGTAATGCTGGAGGCCAACGAACCCGGCTTCATCATCTACACCTCCGGCACCACCAGCAAACCCAAGGGGCTGGTGCATTCGGGCCTCGGCTTTCTGGTCGGCACTTACGCCAACGTCAAATGGTCGCTCAACCTGCGCCCAGAAGACAACTACTGGTGTACGGCGGATGTCGGCTGGCTGACCTCGCCGATCTTCGCGCTGGTCGGCGGGATGGCCCACGGCGTCACGCAGGTGCTCTACGAGGGCAGCATCGACACGCCCAGCCCCAGCCGCCCATATGAGCTGGTGGAGAAGTACGGCGTCAACAAGATTTTTACCGCCCCCACCGCTCTGCGGATGCTGCGCCGCGCCGGACAAAGTGCTTTGGCAGGCCGCGACCTGAGCAAAGTGGAACTCATCTCGCTGGTGGGCGAGCCGCTCGACCCCGAAACGTGGCACTGGACAGCGGACACTTTTGGGGCTTTTGTCAACAACACCTACGGCCAAACCGAAACCGGCACCGCCTGGGCCTCGGCCATCGTCGGCGCGACCGATACCAAGGCCGGTTCGTGCGGCGAAGCGCTGCCCGGCTACCGCGCCGAGGTCGTGGGCGAAGACGGCCAGCCGGTGGCCGCCGGTCAACTCGGTGTCCTGACGCTGACCGAGCCGTTTCCCTGCCTCGCCCGCACGGTCTGGGGCAGCTCGGAGCGCTACCATGAGACCTATTTCAGCGAGTTTCCGGGCCGCTACGCCAGCGCCGACGCCGCCATGCTCGACGAAGATGGCCAGCTCTGGGTGACGGGCCGGATAGACGACGTGATGAACGTGTCGGGCCACCGCATCGGCACCATGGAGCTGGAAGCCGCCCTGATCACCCACCCGGCGGTCAGCGAGGCGGCGGTGGTGGCGCAGTCCGACGAGCTGCGCGGCGCGGTGCCGGTGGCCTTCGTGGTGCCGCGTGCGGGAGCGTGGGAGGGCAGGCAACTCAGCGAAGAACTGGCCGAAGCCATCGTGGCTGGCGTGGGCAAATACGCCCGCCCCGCCGCCGTCTACGTGGTGCCGACACTGCCACGTACCCGCAGCGGCAAGATCATGCGCCGCTTGCTGCGCGACCTCTTGGAACACGGCGAAGTGCGCGGCGATATGAGCAGCTTAGAAAACCCCGACGCGCTGGAGGTGGTGCTTGGGCATATCCGAATGTGAACAGTTTGCTGGCCCTCACCACCCGCCCGCCCCATACTTCACGATCCCATATCCACAAGGAGAACCAAAAT from Deinococcus detaillensis includes these protein-coding regions:
- a CDS encoding acetate--CoA ligase encodes the protein MSTQPPLLDQPLIPPSDALRRQAPVTPQEAERLKALPPTEYWAEMASELEWDERWTKILDGELGDFRYFVGAKGNVSVNCLDRHAEKTPDKVALHYEREDGLTETWTYQQLTTETARFAAVLEDMGVQKGDRVSLLLSNIPEAFIAIHACYRIGAVYSVIFAGFSAAAVRDRLEDARPKVVIVADGTLRRGKVVALKSVLTEARRGIDSIEHVIVINRLNSDVTQQPDEQGCNEHDWADLMARTRRLAAPVMLEANEPGFIIYTSGTTSKPKGLVHSGLGFLVGTYANVKWSLNLRPEDNYWCTADVGWLTSPIFALVGGMAHGVTQVLYEGSIDTPSPSRPYELVEKYGVNKIFTAPTALRMLRRAGQSALAGRDLSKVELISLVGEPLDPETWHWTADTFGAFVNNTYGQTETGTAWASAIVGATDTKAGSCGEALPGYRAEVVGEDGQPVAAGQLGVLTLTEPFPCLARTVWGSSERYHETYFSEFPGRYASADAAMLDEDGQLWVTGRIDDVMNVSGHRIGTMELEAALITHPAVSEAAVVAQSDELRGAVPVAFVVPRAGAWEGRQLSEELAEAIVAGVGKYARPAAVYVVPTLPRTRSGKIMRRLLRDLLEHGEVRGDMSSLENPDALEVVLGHIRM